The proteins below come from a single Mucilaginibacter mali genomic window:
- a CDS encoding alginate export family protein: protein MYKNVFKQCRVVLFVACLSLTAFTVRAQFTITGQLRPRGELRDGYGTLQPIGNQNAAFVSQRTRLTLNYRSGHLIFQTSVQDVRLWGQDASTITVNDGNRLSIHEAWAEIVFSNKKDTSFKISPLDYFAIKIGRQEIVYDDERLLGSTDWLQQGRRHDAVVFKALQKGWQFDLGAAFNQNTDAVNYNSTYYTPANIPATVKDSKGNLVNTPAGMIPLISSAGISAKNGSPALLNPPGTNGLNQDYKSMQYLYIAKKFNKTKISGLFLADQFGKYVLDSVKNTAGTDVGYVYGYRYNQPGVNLRYTAGLLINPVLGAKNQFAFTGGYYYQGGHDKDGLSLDASMFTFSAAYNPGKMAYTIGWDYLSGNDAFSASKTNHRFDPLYGTPHKFWGLMDYFYAVSGAPAGGLSNPYLKLKYTSANKRFSTELANHYFMLANNQKDAVGNAVNKYLGTEFDLTTGYKVNKFTMATLGLSYMGATQSMEYAKNITPGSAHLNPVWAYLQLNITPEFLNK from the coding sequence ATGTACAAAAATGTATTTAAACAATGCAGGGTTGTTCTATTTGTCGCGTGCCTTAGCCTGACTGCATTTACAGTCAGGGCGCAATTTACCATCACCGGGCAGTTACGGCCCCGTGGTGAGTTACGCGATGGCTACGGTACGCTACAACCTATTGGCAATCAAAATGCTGCCTTCGTTTCACAGCGAACGCGTTTGACCCTTAATTACAGATCGGGCCACCTTATTTTTCAAACTTCTGTTCAGGATGTGCGGCTTTGGGGGCAGGATGCATCAACCATTACCGTTAACGATGGCAACCGCTTGAGTATTCACGAAGCCTGGGCCGAGATCGTCTTTTCAAATAAAAAAGATACTTCCTTTAAAATATCGCCCTTAGATTATTTCGCCATTAAAATAGGCCGCCAGGAAATTGTTTATGATGATGAGCGCCTGCTGGGTTCAACCGATTGGCTGCAGCAAGGCCGCAGGCATGACGCGGTAGTATTTAAAGCCCTGCAAAAAGGCTGGCAGTTTGATCTTGGCGCTGCCTTTAACCAAAACACCGATGCTGTAAACTACAACAGTACTTACTATACGCCTGCCAATATTCCGGCAACGGTAAAAGACAGCAAAGGGAACCTGGTTAACACCCCGGCAGGGATGATCCCGCTTATTAGCAGCGCAGGCATCAGCGCTAAAAATGGCAGTCCGGCATTACTGAACCCACCCGGTACCAACGGCCTTAACCAGGATTATAAATCCATGCAATATTTGTACATCGCTAAGAAATTTAATAAAACCAAAATATCGGGCTTGTTTCTTGCCGATCAGTTCGGCAAATACGTGCTCGATTCGGTTAAGAATACCGCCGGTACTGATGTTGGCTATGTTTATGGTTACCGTTACAACCAGCCGGGGGTGAACCTGCGTTATACCGCAGGTTTATTAATTAACCCAGTATTGGGCGCTAAAAACCAATTTGCCTTCACCGGCGGCTATTATTACCAGGGCGGGCACGATAAGGACGGTTTAAGCCTTGATGCTTCTATGTTTACCTTCTCCGCCGCGTATAATCCCGGTAAAATGGCTTATACTATTGGCTGGGATTACCTGTCGGGTAACGATGCATTCTCTGCCTCAAAAACCAATCACCGGTTCGATCCGCTTTATGGTACCCCGCACAAGTTTTGGGGGCTGATGGATTATTTCTACGCCGTTAGTGGTGCCCCGGCAGGCGGTCTGAGCAACCCTTATCTTAAGCTGAAATATACATCGGCCAATAAGCGCTTCAGTACCGAACTGGCTAACCATTATTTTATGCTGGCTAACAATCAAAAAGATGCGGTGGGCAATGCGGTAAACAAATACCTCGGCACGGAGTTCGATCTGACGACCGGTTATAAGGTAAATAAGTTCACCATGGCCACCCTGGGCTTGTCATACATGGGGGCTACACAAAGCATGGAATATGCCAAAAACATTACCCCCGGCTCGGCACATCTTAACCCGGTATGGGCATATCTGCAACTCAATATCACACCAGAATTTCTGAATAAATAA
- a CDS encoding ferritin-like domain-containing protein: protein MHKLLFKDGVVGRDISNLQTDISALNAIVQAAVNVELFTIPLYMTTLYSLQGTHQITSSNALYENRWWPGMATSAAPSTPNENAFNAIFSVFIAEMFHLQMASNICQAVGVAPNYNSPLLQNPTTFGWTCYGPTNTIIPHILDFQDTIAPFNSLVVNLGPVNKTQMELFLAIEETEAAAEAIIQPDKKSNYFPSVPFANWQASNTEADLPLFGSIGWMYKCLWEYISISYTLPGGATTTLWDEIFKGTLPTQQDIFNSTAGSHVPEYPDMSASVTSTDSDTALQQLFNMIDGITDQGEGSGVGAQIKARLGLNLPTTVEQQFQPNTEALELDYPSYNDQGNPEPSADAAARSHFGNCDHFETFTYVAGLLAAGGIVTWDMWFDQGNTWTAEMLQSIPGGKYNDALPAAADIANALNALKQEDITNNNSTNYNLISQAAAGAIYGVTSVLNTYWSTPGATFPYPAMGGTGDRTAVCWAVFGKAPDLSLGIVPQQANNIYYGCQGLGTNATDNNNNCAAQAAYHTCIGSNSCMAQGGCGFIQTVNGGHTCNSEIEKVKATSSHKPADTVGGTNGCTPVYYSAPGDNRCQTFGGCAVPISASQLYPAPYANMTGIELYSFQSGQPVPVSSLPPYTEGTPVYQIAWQAYCDVVKSNGGTPPAEPPAPSNIRLAFPPST from the coding sequence ATGCACAAATTACTTTTTAAGGATGGTGTCGTCGGGCGCGACATTTCCAACCTTCAAACAGACATCTCCGCCCTAAACGCCATTGTACAGGCGGCCGTGAATGTGGAATTATTCACCATTCCGCTTTACATGACCACGCTTTACTCGCTACAAGGCACACACCAGATCACCAGCAGTAACGCCTTATACGAAAATCGCTGGTGGCCGGGTATGGCAACATCCGCCGCTCCCTCAACACCTAACGAGAATGCTTTTAATGCTATTTTCAGCGTATTTATTGCCGAAATGTTTCACTTGCAAATGGCATCTAACATTTGCCAGGCGGTAGGCGTAGCGCCTAATTACAACAGCCCGCTGTTGCAAAACCCAACTACTTTTGGCTGGACCTGCTACGGCCCTACTAATACCATTATCCCGCATATCCTCGATTTCCAGGATACCATCGCTCCATTCAACTCACTTGTGGTTAACCTTGGCCCGGTTAATAAAACACAGATGGAACTGTTTTTGGCAATTGAAGAAACAGAGGCCGCAGCCGAAGCGATCATTCAACCGGATAAAAAAAGCAATTATTTCCCGTCTGTGCCTTTTGCTAACTGGCAGGCAAGTAATACCGAGGCCGATCTGCCGCTATTCGGCAGCATCGGGTGGATGTACAAATGCTTATGGGAATATATTTCTATAAGTTACACGCTTCCAGGTGGCGCTACAACAACATTATGGGATGAAATTTTCAAAGGTACGCTTCCTACACAACAGGATATTTTCAACTCTACAGCAGGGAGCCACGTCCCCGAATATCCTGATATGTCGGCATCTGTCACCAGCACAGATAGCGATACAGCGCTGCAACAACTATTTAATATGATAGACGGGATCACCGACCAGGGCGAAGGTAGTGGCGTCGGTGCGCAAATTAAAGCCAGGCTTGGCCTTAATTTACCAACAACGGTAGAACAGCAATTCCAGCCAAACACCGAAGCTTTGGAATTAGATTATCCATCATACAACGATCAGGGCAACCCAGAACCGAGCGCCGATGCTGCGGCACGCTCACATTTTGGCAACTGCGACCACTTTGAAACCTTTACCTATGTTGCAGGATTACTGGCAGCCGGCGGAATTGTTACCTGGGACATGTGGTTTGATCAAGGCAATACCTGGACAGCCGAAATGCTGCAATCCATCCCCGGCGGGAAATATAACGACGCACTACCGGCCGCAGCAGATATAGCCAACGCGCTTAACGCGCTGAAGCAGGAAGATATTACTAATAATAACAGTACCAACTATAACCTGATCAGCCAGGCAGCCGCGGGTGCCATTTATGGGGTTACAAGTGTGCTAAACACCTACTGGAGTACACCGGGCGCTACCTTCCCATACCCTGCCATGGGCGGCACAGGCGATCGGACCGCCGTATGCTGGGCCGTTTTTGGCAAAGCGCCAGATCTATCGCTGGGCATCGTACCTCAGCAGGCAAATAATATATACTATGGCTGCCAGGGCTTAGGTACAAATGCAACCGACAATAATAATAACTGCGCCGCGCAGGCAGCCTATCATACCTGCATAGGTTCAAATTCGTGTATGGCACAGGGCGGATGCGGGTTTATTCAAACTGTTAACGGCGGCCATACCTGTAATTCGGAAATTGAAAAAGTAAAAGCCACCAGTTCGCATAAACCAGCGGATACCGTAGGGGGAACAAATGGCTGTACACCAGTTTACTACAGTGCCCCTGGCGATAACCGTTGCCAAACATTTGGCGGCTGCGCGGTGCCTATTTCCGCATCGCAATTATATCCTGCACCATACGCCAACATGACCGGGATTGAATTATATAGTTTCCAATCGGGGCAACCCGTTCCGGTTTCAAGCCTGCCCCCGTATACAGAAGGTACACCTGTATATCAAATTGCATGGCAGGCTTACTGCGATGTTGTAAAAAGTAACGGTGGCACACCGCCTGCAGAACCACCCGCGCCAAGCAATATACGCCTTGCATTCCCGCCATCCACCTAA
- a CDS encoding Crp/Fnr family transcriptional regulator, with protein MCKHCIKEWHPAICANKTNIKLKKGDLLFKEGDPVEGIYFVYSGNIKVYKQWDADKELIIRFAENGAILGHRGIGPNLNYPISAAALEPSVVCYVSMKFFESTLKVNGELTYQLVNFFASELRKSERRMRDLAHMPVKGRVAGALIKLQKQFGTRPDGFINITLSRQDLASFAGATYETVFRVINELVNEQSIKLSGKDIAIINHNALNILRQHDN; from the coding sequence ATGTGCAAGCATTGCATAAAAGAGTGGCATCCGGCTATTTGTGCTAATAAAACCAACATTAAACTAAAAAAGGGGGATCTGCTTTTTAAAGAAGGCGATCCGGTAGAGGGTATCTATTTTGTATACAGCGGCAACATTAAAGTTTACAAACAATGGGATGCAGACAAAGAACTCATTATCCGCTTTGCCGAAAATGGCGCCATATTGGGCCACCGCGGCATTGGCCCCAATCTTAACTACCCCATATCGGCAGCGGCGCTTGAACCATCAGTAGTTTGCTACGTAAGCATGAAGTTTTTTGAGAGCACCCTAAAGGTAAACGGCGAACTAACCTATCAGCTGGTCAATTTTTTTGCCAGCGAATTGCGTAAGTCCGAACGCCGCATGCGCGACCTGGCACACATGCCTGTTAAAGGCCGGGTAGCAGGCGCGCTTATTAAATTACAAAAACAATTTGGCACCCGCCCGGATGGCTTTATCAATATTACCCTTAGCCGACAAGACCTTGCTTCGTTTGCCGGAGCAACTTACGAGACTGTTTTCCGGGTGATCAACGAACTGGTGAACGAGCAAAGCATCAAGCTATCGGGCAAGGATATCGCCATCATCAATCACAATGCACTTAACATCTTGCGACAGCACGACAATTAA
- the nirB gene encoding nitrite reductase large subunit NirB produces MSKPTIIVVGNGMVGYKFCEKLVSKTSAFNIIIFGEEPRRAYDRVHLSEYFAGKTADDLSMSTLAWYADNDIQLHLDDPIREINRSAKTIHSLKGITLGYDYLVLATGSSAFVPDIPGIEKEGVFVYRTIEDLELIKAYAVKAKSGAVMGGGLLGLEAARALIDLGIPQTHVIEFAPRLMPRQIDAAGSAMLQAKLSDLGLSIHLNKSTACIAGDHKIEALQFNDGTLLAVDMLVISAGIRPRDELARLAGLQVGTRGGIMVNQYMQTSDDAIFAIGECALYDNMIYGLVAPGYEMADVVVARLMAGEKSFHGFDMSTKLKLIGVDVASFGDAFIAEPACRIIVFEDTHKGIYKRINISNDGKLLLGGILIGDADAYNMLLQTVNNKIALPPNPEDMILGARGGEQGDGAGVMNLPDDALICSCEAVTKGNICGVVNDGAIDLDTVKKCTKAGTGCGGCVPMVKDLIAGTLKANGQYVKNVICEHFDYSRQELYDLVKINKLKNYDLVLDHFGKGDGCEICKPLVASVLSSLWNDLIVKQDTIQDSNDRYLANIQKGGTYSVVPRIPGGEITPEKLIVIGHVAQKYGLYTKITGGQRIDLFGAHVSDLPLIWEELIDAGFESGHAYGKALRTVKSCVGSTWCRFGLHDSVSFAIEIEERYKGLRSPHKLKGGVSGCIRECAEAQSKDFGVIATEKGWNLYVCGNGGSKPQHAQLLAADIDSKTLVKYLDRFLMFYIKTADPLTRTATWLNKMEGGMSYLKNVVINDSLGIADQLEEEMQLLVDSFHCEWKQVVNNPELRRRFTHFVNAPGEKDPTVKFEGMREQVKAVW; encoded by the coding sequence ATGTCAAAACCAACCATTATTGTTGTTGGCAACGGTATGGTAGGATATAAGTTTTGCGAGAAACTGGTATCTAAAACATCGGCCTTTAATATCATTATTTTTGGTGAAGAGCCGCGCCGCGCTTACGACCGTGTGCACCTGAGCGAATATTTTGCCGGTAAAACGGCCGACGATCTGTCCATGTCTACCCTGGCGTGGTATGCTGATAATGATATCCAGCTGCATCTTGACGACCCGATCCGGGAGATCAACCGTTCAGCTAAAACCATTCATTCTTTAAAAGGCATCACGCTTGGGTACGATTACCTGGTGTTGGCTACAGGCTCGTCTGCTTTTGTACCCGATATTCCGGGTATCGAAAAGGAGGGTGTGTTTGTTTATCGCACCATCGAAGACCTGGAGTTGATAAAAGCTTACGCGGTCAAAGCAAAAAGTGGCGCTGTAATGGGTGGTGGCCTATTGGGCCTGGAGGCTGCTAGGGCATTAATTGACCTGGGGATCCCGCAAACGCATGTTATCGAGTTTGCCCCAAGATTGATGCCCCGGCAGATAGACGCGGCGGGCAGTGCTATGCTGCAGGCAAAATTAAGCGACCTGGGTTTGAGTATCCATCTGAACAAAAGTACCGCTTGTATTGCAGGTGATCATAAAATAGAAGCACTGCAGTTTAACGATGGTACTTTACTGGCGGTGGATATGCTGGTGATATCGGCTGGTATACGTCCGCGCGATGAGTTGGCCAGGCTGGCAGGGCTGCAGGTAGGTACACGAGGCGGTATTATGGTGAACCAGTATATGCAAACCAGTGATGATGCCATATTTGCCATAGGCGAGTGCGCGCTGTACGATAATATGATATACGGCCTTGTTGCCCCCGGTTATGAAATGGCAGATGTGGTAGTGGCGCGCTTAATGGCCGGCGAAAAAAGCTTTCACGGTTTTGATATGAGTACCAAGCTGAAGTTGATAGGGGTGGATGTGGCAAGTTTTGGTGATGCATTTATTGCCGAACCAGCCTGCCGAATCATTGTATTTGAGGATACACACAAAGGTATTTATAAGCGTATTAATATTAGTAACGATGGTAAGTTGTTGTTGGGGGGTATATTAATAGGTGATGCTGATGCTTATAATATGCTGCTGCAGACGGTGAACAATAAAATTGCGCTGCCGCCAAATCCTGAAGATATGATATTGGGCGCGCGTGGCGGCGAGCAGGGCGATGGCGCCGGTGTGATGAATTTGCCGGATGATGCACTGATCTGTTCGTGCGAGGCGGTGACCAAAGGGAATATTTGTGGAGTGGTGAATGATGGTGCTATTGACCTGGATACGGTAAAGAAATGTACTAAAGCCGGAACGGGCTGCGGCGGGTGTGTGCCTATGGTTAAGGATCTGATTGCAGGTACATTGAAAGCCAATGGGCAATATGTTAAAAATGTAATATGCGAGCATTTTGATTACTCGCGCCAGGAATTGTACGATCTGGTGAAGATCAATAAGTTGAAGAATTACGACCTGGTGCTCGATCATTTTGGTAAAGGCGATGGTTGTGAGATATGTAAGCCGTTGGTGGCCAGTGTGCTGTCCAGCTTGTGGAATGACCTGATCGTAAAGCAAGATACGATACAGGATAGTAACGATCGTTACCTGGCCAACATCCAGAAAGGTGGTACTTATTCTGTAGTGCCGCGTATACCGGGTGGCGAGATCACGCCCGAAAAACTGATCGTTATAGGCCATGTGGCTCAAAAATATGGTCTTTACACTAAGATAACCGGTGGTCAGCGTATCGATCTTTTTGGGGCGCATGTAAGCGACCTGCCGCTGATATGGGAAGAGTTGATCGATGCTGGTTTTGAGAGTGGGCATGCATATGGGAAGGCGTTGCGTACGGTGAAAAGTTGCGTGGGTAGTACCTGGTGCCGGTTTGGTTTGCATGATAGTGTGTCGTTTGCTATTGAGATAGAGGAGCGATATAAAGGTTTGCGGTCGCCGCATAAGCTAAAAGGCGGGGTGAGTGGCTGTATCCGCGAATGTGCTGAAGCGCAAAGCAAGGACTTTGGTGTTATCGCTACCGAAAAGGGTTGGAATTTATATGTCTGCGGCAATGGTGGGTCGAAACCGCAGCATGCGCAACTGCTGGCTGCTGATATTGACAGTAAAACACTGGTGAAATATCTTGATCGTTTCCTGATGTTCTACATTAAAACTGCCGACCCGCTTACACGTACCGCTACGTGGTTGAATAAAATGGAGGGTGGTATGAGTTACCTGAAAAATGTAGTAATAAACGATAGTTTGGGTATTGCCGATCAGTTGGAAGAAGAAATGCAGTTGCTGGTAGATAGCTTCCATTGCGAGTGGAAGCAAGTAGTGAATAACCCCGAATTGCGCAGGCGCTTTACGCATTTTGTGAACGCGCCGGGTGAAAAAGACCCGACGGTGAAGTTTGAAGGAATGCGTGAACAGGTAAAAGCGGTATGGTAG
- the nirD gene encoding nitrite reductase small subunit NirD, with product METLIDINWVLACYADDVPENGGVCMKHGDEQIAIYNFNRRGEWYATQNLCPHKQQMSLSRGMIGSAGEACEPKVACPFHKKTFSLLSGECLSGDDYKIKTYPVKVVDGRVFVGVAQA from the coding sequence ATGGAAACCTTAATCGATATTAACTGGGTGCTGGCCTGCTACGCTGATGATGTGCCCGAAAATGGTGGTGTTTGTATGAAGCATGGCGACGAGCAGATAGCGATATATAACTTTAACCGCAGGGGCGAGTGGTATGCAACACAAAATCTGTGTCCGCATAAACAACAAATGTCCTTGTCGCGTGGAATGATCGGTAGCGCCGGCGAGGCTTGCGAGCCAAAAGTGGCTTGCCCGTTCCATAAAAAAACATTTTCGTTGTTAAGTGGCGAGTGTTTAAGCGGCGATGATTATAAAATTAAAACCTATCCAGTTAAAGTGGTCGATGGCAGGGTGTTTGTTGGGGTAGCGCAGGCTTAA
- the bufB gene encoding MNIO family bufferin maturase, which yields MNTVNTPRLGLPNLGLGVGLRHQHFNYLMKHPPQVNWFEIISENFMDDFGFSRHVLMQMRKQVPIVMHGVSLSIGSTDALNMDYLKKLKALAAIVEPEWISDHLCWTGVMGVNTHDLLPMPLTEASLDHVCERVDRVQEFLQRPIVLENPSTYLEFRASEMPEWEFMSRMAKRTGCGLLLDVNNVFVSAHNHHFNAEEYITNLPHQHIVQIHVAGPTDFGELLVDTHDKPVPTQVWQLYLLAHQLTGGVSILLEWDSDIPEYPELVAEVFKAREVINGNIPNIAVQSAVRLPVSNPVHFQLAGNE from the coding sequence ATGAACACAGTAAACACACCACGCCTGGGCCTGCCAAATTTGGGCCTGGGCGTGGGTTTAAGGCACCAGCACTTTAATTACCTGATGAAGCATCCGCCACAGGTTAACTGGTTCGAGATCATTTCTGAAAATTTCATGGATGATTTTGGCTTTTCCAGGCATGTGCTGATGCAAATGAGAAAACAGGTGCCAATTGTAATGCACGGCGTGTCCCTATCAATAGGCAGTACCGACGCGTTAAATATGGATTATCTTAAAAAACTAAAGGCCCTTGCGGCAATAGTTGAACCCGAATGGATATCAGACCACCTTTGCTGGACGGGGGTAATGGGGGTTAATACCCACGACCTGTTACCAATGCCGCTTACCGAAGCCAGCCTGGACCATGTTTGCGAACGGGTAGACCGTGTACAGGAATTTTTGCAGCGCCCTATTGTGCTGGAAAATCCATCAACTTATCTAGAGTTCAGGGCTTCTGAAATGCCCGAATGGGAATTTATGTCGCGCATGGCCAAACGCACGGGCTGCGGCTTACTGCTCGATGTAAACAATGTTTTTGTATCAGCACATAATCATCACTTTAATGCCGAAGAATATATCACTAACCTTCCGCACCAGCACATTGTACAAATACATGTTGCCGGCCCAACTGATTTTGGCGAGTTACTGGTAGATACCCATGACAAACCAGTACCCACACAGGTGTGGCAACTGTACTTATTGGCCCATCAACTTACCGGTGGAGTAAGCATATTGTTAGAATGGGATTCGGACATACCCGAATACCCCGAGCTGGTGGCCGAGGTTTTTAAAGCCCGCGAAGTTATAAATGGTAACATTCCTAATATAGCTGTACAAAGTGCGGTCCGGTTGCCTGTATCAAACCCTGTGCACTTTCAATTAGCCGGTAATGAGTAA
- a CDS encoding DUF7009 family protein — MKIRIKGNSLRYRLTRPEVERFASDGYLEDTTDFGATRLTYSLQRITGGNLSACFENNNITIYMPHLMLQEWSTTERVGFENTDQGLYLLIEKDFMCLDLPAAEQADNYPNPLMMSK, encoded by the coding sequence ATGAAAATACGCATTAAAGGAAACTCATTACGATACAGGCTGACGCGGCCCGAAGTTGAACGCTTTGCATCCGACGGCTACCTGGAAGACACGACAGATTTTGGCGCAACACGATTGACCTATTCGTTGCAAAGGATCACGGGCGGTAATTTATCGGCCTGTTTCGAAAACAACAATATCACTATATACATGCCCCATTTAATGCTGCAGGAATGGAGTACCACCGAACGTGTAGGCTTTGAAAATACAGATCAGGGGCTTTACCTGCTGATAGAAAAGGATTTTATGTGCCTTGATTTACCTGCCGCCGAACAGGCCGACAATTACCCTAATCCATTAATGATGAGCAAATGA
- a CDS encoding HvfC/BufC family peptide modification chaperone, producing MSKLQTARLQYWLKDILINYGTLPQKLYTARQQHGLDADTVVANNGTASVYSRLNVYTTGYKLRLVECLRADFPILKKFVGDVMFDTFADAAIAWQPSTTYTLTNLGLVFLRFLESTKPVNIPDGIPAAMFDFPAEIARVERARQEAIRAAGDEGQNQISGLDKLDNILFMTRQISVTDCLRLVELKFPLKKFFMEMCAPGAKCEMPAPVTTFMAVSRKNYRITMEELPEWQYRFLQLCRQGLQLLEAVKETSRLVNRSEGELLAELYVWMPFLVNNGFIVLN from the coding sequence ATGAGTAAACTACAAACAGCCCGGTTGCAGTACTGGCTAAAAGATATTTTGATTAATTACGGCACGCTGCCGCAAAAACTGTACACAGCCCGGCAACAACACGGCCTGGACGCCGACACCGTTGTAGCCAATAACGGAACAGCATCGGTTTATTCGCGCCTTAACGTTTATACTACAGGCTATAAACTGCGGCTGGTAGAATGCCTGCGGGCTGATTTCCCGATACTGAAAAAATTTGTAGGCGATGTAATGTTCGATACTTTTGCCGATGCGGCTATTGCATGGCAGCCTTCAACTACCTATACCCTTACCAACCTTGGTTTGGTTTTTCTCCGCTTCCTTGAAAGTACAAAACCTGTAAATATTCCGGATGGGATACCAGCCGCTATGTTTGATTTCCCTGCTGAAATTGCCCGTGTAGAACGGGCGAGGCAGGAAGCTATCCGTGCGGCAGGGGATGAAGGACAAAATCAAATATCGGGGCTGGACAAGCTGGATAATATATTGTTTATGACCCGGCAGATAAGCGTTACCGATTGCCTGAGACTTGTAGAGCTAAAATTTCCGCTGAAAAAGTTTTTTATGGAAATGTGCGCGCCCGGAGCCAAATGCGAAATGCCTGCGCCAGTAACAACATTTATGGCAGTAAGCCGCAAAAACTACCGGATAACCATGGAAGAATTACCCGAATGGCAATACCGTTTTCTACAGTTATGCCGGCAAGGTTTGCAACTTTTAGAGGCCGTTAAGGAAACATCCCGGTTGGTTAACCGTTCAGAGGGCGAATTATTGGCTGAATTATACGTTTGGATGCCCTTTTTGGTCAATAACGGTTTTATTGTTTTGAATTGA
- the cobA gene encoding uroporphyrinogen-III C-methyltransferase yields the protein MTTKPIIPQLIVMGAGPGDPELITVKGQRILQQADVVLYDNLANKELLNLTKEGCERIYVGKQPYGEYTTQEQIHEMIAHYAYTKGIVVRLKGGDPFIFGRGYEEVVFAKNLGIQAQFVPGITSMQAAGFEDIPLTHRSISEGIWVVTGTKKDGTLSADLRLAMQSNATVVIYMGMKQLPIIADTYIKEGRGDTPAAIIQHASLPQQKVAKGKIKDMPALATQQGLTYPAIIIIGQVTDINALNL from the coding sequence ATGACCACAAAACCCATTATACCCCAATTAATTGTAATGGGCGCAGGCCCGGGCGATCCGGAATTGATAACCGTAAAAGGCCAGCGGATATTGCAACAGGCCGATGTGGTGCTTTACGATAACCTGGCCAATAAAGAGCTATTAAACCTTACCAAGGAAGGCTGCGAACGGATATACGTAGGAAAGCAACCATACGGCGAGTATACCACACAGGAACAGATACACGAGATGATAGCTCATTATGCCTATACTAAAGGAATAGTAGTACGATTAAAAGGCGGGGACCCATTTATATTTGGCCGGGGGTATGAAGAAGTGGTATTTGCAAAAAATTTAGGCATACAAGCTCAATTTGTCCCTGGAATTACCAGCATGCAGGCGGCTGGGTTTGAAGATATCCCTTTAACCCACCGGTCAATTAGCGAGGGCATTTGGGTAGTAACCGGCACCAAAAAGGATGGCACCTTATCAGCCGATCTGCGATTAGCGATGCAAAGTAATGCCACCGTAGTTATTTATATGGGCATGAAGCAACTACCAATAATAGCCGATACTTATATAAAGGAAGGCCGGGGTGATACGCCTGCCGCAATTATACAGCACGCATCGCTGCCACAGCAAAAAGTGGCTAAAGGTAAAATTAAAGATATGCCGGCATTGGCCACCCAACAAGGGCTAACCTACCCGGCCATTATTATTATTGGGCAAGTAACAGATATTAACGCGCTAAACTTATGA